In Saccharomyces eubayanus strain FM1318 chromosome II, whole genome shotgun sequence, the genomic stretch CGCTTGGATATGACCTTTCAAACTGCGACAGCACTGAAGAGCAAAGGTCCCAATCGAAATTTGGAGGCTGGAATAATGCGATGTCCCTATTGCGCAGCTGCTCGCTCCACTGCTGTTCTGACATGTTTTGACCCGGCCCCTGCTGGGATGGTTGTATCATCATGTCAGGgttattttggaaaagaatatgtGCTATTTGGCCACCCTTGCCATTTTCTCTGGTCGGTATGGTGGAGAATTTTCCTGAAAGATCGGCTATTTGGTTCTTGTAAGACTTTCTCAGTTTCACGGCTTTCGTGCCGTCCACGTTCGTTCTTGCCACTTGTCTGGAGATGTCGTCCAGGCCGTACACCGATATCAAGTCCTGTAGAGGGTTTGGCTGTTGATACGTGTACGTTGTTTCTGGATCCACGTAATAGTAGTATGAGGGAATCGTGCTTTCGTCTACGCTTGAGGCCATTATAGTTGTATCTTGTCGGTTAAGTTAATATTGGTAGTATTAGCCACTATAAGTCTTTATCAAGTTGCGATTGCTAGACGAGAACGGAACGAAAAGGCTCTATTTAAACCAAGTACACCTCTTCGTTTCTCAATATTGTTgggcttttctttttttttttttttcttccacgTCTATCTATTGTCTCTATCAAAATGtgggaaaaagaaacgtaGAATGATGAACCAAACGAGTATGCGACGTTTTTACATCCGTGCATTCTAGAATGTTTGGGCGCAATACCAACtgtcgtttttttttttcggttCAAAAATCAAGCTGGAAAGAGCCCGAACTGAGGCCGCTTGCTGTTTCAGTGACAGATGGCTGGAAAATGCCCACTGGGCGCTGTTGGGCCCAGCAAACCAGGCCCGGAAGCCATCCGCCGGGCGAAGGAATTGGCCTTGCTAGGAGGAGACTGTGTTGGCCTTTTCCCTGGAGAGCTGGGAAGGCTGGGCTGGGCTCCTGCCCCCGAAGCAAGGGAGAATGGAATCCTTTCCTCTGCGAGAGAGAGAGGTTTTAGTCTGGCAACAGGTAATACCGTTCTCTCATCTATTTGCAAAAACGTTTGCTAAATACTTTTAAAGAGCTTAGCTTTTGATATTTACTTTGTTCTCCTATTCTAAAGTAACCACCAAAAAGGGACAATACACTGAACGATAAAAGTATGTGACACATGATTGTATGCTAAGATGAATGGCCTGAACGGCAATGTTATGAGATCAGCATCAGCTATACGTGGCGATGGAAGTAAACATTAGTGCACACGGAAATTGGATGAGATGACCTACTTTAGACCAATGACATGGGGTTGTCTACTAATGCATACCAAGTCTGAAATGCAAGCCACTAGAGTTGGATAGTGGAAAGagctaaagaaaaaaaattctccAAGGATTAAGATGCGAGATTCTCATATTCAATCATTCTTCAGGTTAACGTTTCTTGAATCTGTTATACTAACAAAATGTTTCCGTTTGCAAATCTTTTTTGCTcgttttttctatttttttaatcaGATGGCCTCCTTACCTCACCCAAAGATTGTCAAGAAGCACACCAAGAAGTTCAAGCGTCACCACTCTGACCGTTACCACAGAGTCTCTGAAAACTGGAGAAAGCAAAAGGGTATTGACTCTGTTgttagaagaagattcaGAGGTAACATCTCTGAACCAAAGATCGGTTACGGTTCTAACAAGAAGACTAAGTTTTTGTCTCCATCTGGTCACAAGATTTTCTTGGTTGCTAACGTCAAGGATTTGGAAACTTTGACCATGCACACCAAGTCTTACGCTGCTGAAATTGCCCACAACATTTCTGCCAAGAACAGAGTTGTCATTTTGGCCAGAGCTAAGGCTTTAGGTGTCAAAGTCACCAACCCAAAGGGTCGTTTGGCTTTGGAAGCttaaattaaataaagTCTTACAAATAATAACCTTCATTTAATTTTAAATTtcaatacaaaaaattcaaatcaacCATAACTTTTTAAATCTACCACTAGATAATTGTATAAAGTGATTTActgttttttaattttgttttcattatctaTCAAAACTATGGATTCTTTTCTAGCTTTACTCTTGGAAGAGCTTTCTAAAATGTATGTAAGAGAgagtgtgtgtgtgtgtgtgtgtgtgtgtgtgtgtgtgcaTGTGTACATAAGTTCCTCGGTTAGTAGTATAACCAGTTCAAAAGCAACGCGACCAGGGTCATGACAAGTAACGTGGTTGGATTTAGACCCTGCTCTCTAGCAGATGATGTTGATGTCGAACCTTGCCTATCGGATGCCTTCTGGCTCGGCATCGCGGAGTAAGACACTTTTACTTTCTGAAAGACCATGACGTCCTTGTATTGTTCTTCGAGCTTAGCCCAGTTGGACAATAGCTTCGTATCATTCATGTCTGCGTAATCTGCAGGGACAGGAAGTGTAACAATCAAGAACTTGTCACGTCTTTGTCTGATTTCGTCTTCAGTAGTCGATTTGGGTAGTCCAAGGAAAACAACTTGGACTTCTGTACTCTCATGAGCCTCAATGATGGCCACATTGGGCCTCACACAATAACTTTTGGGGGCACTAGTCCTCACTTTGAAAATCAGCCTCTGGCCGCCATCGTTCTCGAGCTTTATATACTCCGTTGATTGTTCATTAAGGGGAGCTGGAGCAGTAAGTATTAGTAAACGTGTACGTTATACCAAAAATAGCCGCAAAATGCCCGAAGAAATCCTACTTTCCAAACATACCTTTGAATGCCAATTCTTCCGGCACTATCCTCATTATTAATCGCTCTTAATTGCCATTCCCTGTGACAACTCATCATGTCATTGTGAAATACCCTTTGTTCCTTCTTATAACAATGGATGCGTCATTCTAAACGGGCAAGCCTTATTAAATTATATTTAGTTACTACAGTAGTCTTCATATATGTATCGAGGAAGTCATTAGCATGTTGGCTTAGTAGTCATCACCTTTAGAGACGACTTCCTTCTTGTTCGCATGCAACAGAATAGTGTGTTCGAATTGCGCGGTGTAGGAGCCTGGAATATCGTTTAATGGAGGATAGTCCTGCACTAAACCGTGTCTGACCAAGTTATTCAATGCAAATAAGTATTTCTCTTGGCCCAGTCTGTCCAGATATCGACGGCAGAAGGGTAAAGTTCCAAAGTTACGGTCTATGACTTTCAATAAGTTTTTGGCACTGTCCAATGTGGGCATTACTTGTTGCTCGTCGCGAGATCTGGCATAGTGGGAAACTTCCCCGCCGGAAGTGACATAACCTCTACCAGTAGAGCCAAAAGTTTCGATGGCGAAATGTTCACCTTCCTCCATCTTTGTGGTGTCCCCATTCTTGACAATTGGGACGGACTTACCACCATGGATACTGTACGGTCCGATATTGTGCCCGCAAAGGTTACGACAGGGTTTTACTTGGAAAGTTTCGCCATTGATCTCCACTTCGTAGGATTCCATGACTTCTTGGATGGCTTCACCAATGTCAGTCAGTCTGACATCGATACCGGCTTCTTTGATACCCGTGTAAGTGGCATCCTTGACGGCAGCCAGCAAGTTGTCGTATTGCGGGTCAAACGCAACGGTAAAAGCGGAGTCAATGATGTTACCGTTTATCTGTACACCATAGTCCACTTTCATCACGTCTTCGTATTTCAAGACGGTCTTGTCGCCTGCATTTGGTGTGAAATGTGCAGCACAGTGGTTAAGGGAAAGGCCTGTAGGGAACCCGATACCTTGAGATTTTGGATTATCCATCGCTAATAAGTCTTCTGCACCGGTAAACTTTCTGGTGGAATTTTCAATCATATCGGCGATATCCATTAACTTCATCCCTGGAACTATCTTGTCCTTGATGACTCTTCTCACACGGCGATGGATTTCAGCACCTTTTCTAACATCATTCCAATGTTCGGCCCTTTCCAagtctcttttcaaataacgGGATTCTTCGTCAGTGGTTCTTTCTAGATTGAAATCCTGGTGGTAGTCCATCCACTCACCTTCTGGATACTTCCCATCTGGGAACAGCAattcaattttcttcacattgctcttcttcttcttctttttcttgttcttcttcttcttattttccGTTGGGCCTGATTCGTCAACTATGGTTTCGCCCTGCGGCTCGATAGCCTCATTTTCTAAATGTAATTCCTTCAATTCTGATACAGTAGCATTTTCTACTTTGCCATCGGACATTCTCGCAACGTGCTAACTCCTTTCCACAGTGTCTTGCTGTGATATTTACCTTATTAAGCAACTATTATGggttgcttttctttttaaagCTCGccttttttcatcatcgaaaaaaaacgtAACAAGAGAGACTCGTTAACTAAAAAGGCCCattaaagaataaatatCTTGACAAACCTTACACAGAAAGCGCATTCAGGATGTTGAGGAGCTCGTGTAGGCTTTCAAGGTCCTCtttaagaagaaattttacaaCCGCAGGTTTTTTGCGTCAGCAAAACTCTGACATCGACAGAATTATATTAAATCCAATCAAACTGGCTCAAGGGAACAAGAACAATGATGGCCAAGCTTCTAAACTCAATAGTAACAGCGCAGATATACTATCGATGGAAATTCCAATAGATATGATGCAGTCAGCAGGACGAATCAACAGGAGGGAGCTTCTATCCGAGGCAGAGATTGCTAGGGGTAGTGTGGAAAACGCTCAAATGAGATTCAATTCAGGGAAATCAATAATCgtaaacaagaacaaccCTGCTGAATCATTCAAGAGGTTAAACAGAGTTATgtttgaaaataacattCCTGGAGATAAGAAAAGTCAACGATTTTACATGAAACCAGGAAAAGTGGCTGAGTTGAAGAAGTCTCAAAGACATAGAAAAGAGTTCATGATGGGGTTCAAAAGATTAATTGATATTGTGAAAGACGCCAAGAGGAAAGGATACTGATTTATTTTCTAGGTCTTAAATGACATTACATATAATCTATTCAATTCAATTTCTGTAAATAAGTTAAGTGTAAATATTCACTTGtttttacatatttttttattcaattatCTCATATATCCATTATTTCCAATGTATAAAAAAGGAACGAAGTAAATACAGCTGCTCGAACAAActacaagaagaagcagacacaaaaagtaaatagCACGAAGCACCAACGATATGCCATCAGACCCACGTTCAGGGGTCTTGACTCTGCTCCATACAGCATGCGGTGCAGGCGTATTAGCTATGCCGTTTGCATTCAAGCCGTTTGGGTTAATGCCAGCTTTGATAACACTGACGTTCTGTGGAGTATGTTCCATGTGTGGGTTGCTATTGCAGACGCGAATAGTGAAGTACGTACCTAAATCTGAAAACGCTTCATTTGCTAAACTCACACAACTAATCAACCCATCGTTGAGTATagtatttgattttgccATTGCTGTTAAGTGTTTTGGAGTTGGTGTCTCTTACTTGATTATTGTCGGAGACCTGATGCCACAGATAATGTCATCGATCTTATACCGTAATGATGATAACACCGGGGATTCGCAAGAGCATCACTGGTTCTTGGACAGGCGATTATACATATCTTTAGTCATAACGTTTGTCATTGCTCCCTTATGCTTCAAGAAAAGCCTAAATTCTCTACGGCATGCTTCTATGATTGCTATTGTTAGTGTTGCTTATTTGTGTGGCTTGATTATTTACCATTTTCTAAATCGGTCCCAATTAGAGAGAGGCCAAGTCTATTTTATGACACCCCACCAAGATGCCCAATCTCATTCATCTCTGACAACGTTGCCGATTTTTGTGTTTGCTTATACTTGTCATCATAATATGTTTAGTGTCATTAATGAACAAGCAGACAAGAGCTTCAAGATCCTCAGAAAAATTCCTATTGTTGCCATTTCTTTGGCCTATATTTTATACATCGTTATTGGTGGAACAGGTTATATGACCTTCGGTGATAATATTGTTGGGAATATTATCACACTATACCCGAACTCCATATACACCACCATCGGAAGGCTGGCTATGCTACTACTCGTTACGTTAGCATTCCCGCTACAATGTCATCCCTGTAGATCGTCCATAAAAAACATGattgtttttattgaaaactTAAGAAAGGGCACGACGCATGATACCACGACTGGCTTTATTCCTCTAGACAATCTAAGTAGTGAAGATCCCCAAGAAATAGCACAACAAGACAACGAGCAATCAAATCTGCCAGGTGAATCAATAAGACAAACTAATGTCATCACTCTTTGTatcttgatattttcataTTTGTTGGCCATTTCAATTACTTCCCTGGCCAAAGTCCTAGCCATTGTTGGAGCTACGGGATCCACATCtatctcttttattttacCTGGTCTTTTTGGCTACAAATTAATCGGCTCAGAGTTTACCAACAGGAATGACAGAGTGCCGACAAGTGTAAAGATTTTCAAGTATTTAGGTCTATTCCTATTTATTTGGGGTATAGCAGTAATGGTAACTTCTTTATTTGCTACCGCATTTTTAGGATCATCATCCCATTGAATCTTTGTACATCACATTTTTGTACTTTTATAAgacaaagataaaaataaataaaaaactcTCTGCATGACAATTAATAAAATGGTGACCATCCCATGTATATAACACTTAAATTCGACGGATCTGTTGCTTGCTGAATTAAGTCCTGTACACTAGACTCGACGCTTAACCCATTACCCATTAATTTTTCCTCCACACCTTTCAGAGCTCTATAAGATTCTTggttttcgtttttgtcACTGATGTTAATAAATTTACTGACATTATCAAAAGTAGAAATAATCTCACTCTCTTCTTCGAATAGGTGTTCATGCTTTTTGACTGGCGACATTACCCATGAATAAAGCGGATCCCATTTCAAGATATTCAAAACGCACATCACCTTAATGTAATCCTTTCTTAGTAAGGCATAGACTCTTTCACAGCTCCGTCTAAATAATCCATCTACACCTGTGACTCCAAATCCGTCTATAATATCCCTGGTTAATCTGAAGGGAACCAATTCTGGAATGGGTAGCAGTCTACCCTGGTCGAAAGCGATGCCCAGATCTATATGAATAGGCTCACCTGTTGAACAATCGAGTAAAATATTGTTCAAATGTCTATCACCTAGACCCAATATATATCCGACAATAGAACTTGCGGCAACACCTCTTGTGTACTTTTTCTTAGCTTCAAACCAGTCATTTGGATCAGGAAAAGagtcaaaaaagaaatttcttaGTTGAGGTTTTGTCTCGCTAGTAACTTTCAAGTAAGTTTTCAGTCTCTCTTTGTTCGATTTTGTTTGGACTGCTTTCATAGCTTTCCTTGCTTGATCGAATGTTATCTTATCATCTTTATGTAGTGTACTCAAAATCTGATGTAATGATGTAGAGTTTGCTACAAATTCAATTATTCCCGCCTTTGGCCCTAACGGAATCACTTTGTATGTTCTAATACCTAAGTCCAACTTTCTTAGCACTTTGTCATTTCTTAAAATTTTGTTAACCTGTTGGAATACTTGTTCCATAATGGCATCTTGTCTCAAATCGTCGTTACTGCCCTTCATTAACACCTTTTGTGTTGTTCCATCAGAAATATTGAAGGTGATTATTTTTGGCAAGGATAATCCAGTACTAGTGATGTTAACGGTTTCATTGACGGATACGATATAAGGGCGAGCTTTCCTTCCATCAACGGAACTCCTGATAGCAAATTCACTAGTTGGTAAGGGAAACTTCCCTAATTTCAGCTCATTCAGCCAATATTGTccaattttcaaattagCTAAATGTAGCTTCTTTGTATTCTGCAcaaatttaaaatttgCTAATTCTACAGACATTTCACAAAACTCTTGTACAGGAAGTAAATACTCCTTTGCAAAAGCACCTTTATCGTATCCCTGTAGCTCTAAAAGAATCTTCCTGACAGCTTGGATTTTTTGGGATATGCCGGTATCTTTATTAGATTGTTTGTCATATAGTAATATACTCATGACTGAATAGAGAGAATCATATGGTAGTTTATAGAGAAGGCGTTTCATAGTTAGCTGCAATGGCTTTTGAAATTCGTTATCCTCcattgaaatctttgatgCAATCTGATTTACCCAAGGTAAAAACTTCCAACTTGGTATCGtaccaatttctttatatagCAACTGATTGATCCTACTATTGTCGTCATTTTCAAACCATAAACCACAAAACTTATCAATAATGTCATTATCGTACTTATTACTGAAAACTAAGGTGTTGAGATAAAAGTGAAGCGCATGCCATAAGAacttctctttttgaagaagcaaagTTTTTAATATCTCAGAATCTCTATTATATTGTATTGCAACACGATGGTAATGTCTTTTGgcatcttttctttcattttctggtAATTTCGTGTTTTTGTATATTAGTTCCAAAGCTTTCAGGTTGGCCTTCCCAGTATGTGATCTgcgttctttttcttcaatctcTCCGTTTGATCGTAACTTTTGGGCTTGTTCATCAAGAAAGCTGCCAAGTGTATAAAAGACATCGGAGCTTGATTCATGGTCGTCCACGTTTATATCCCAATTCacaatattttcttcatataTCGTGGCAGCTGATTCAAGTCTGGATTCAGAACTCCACTTGACTAAGTGAGCTTTAACTTGATCCATTGAAATGTCGAGAAGTGATTTAAAATTGTTGTATTGTTCGCTTCCACTAATGTCCATCTTATCATAATCTAAAAGGTCTCTCATTATCATAACGGGTGTTTTATACTCGCGAGATTCCCAAAGGGCATTAGCAGACACGTAACTTGCCAACCTTTCGACTTGGGATGATACAGAAGAGTCTTCATACGAGTGTATAGCATTTTTGACTATATTGTTCATTAAAGTAGCGTTTCGTAGCGCATCTTGAGACGCATCGTTAGAAATTGCCATCTGAATGTAATTAGCAAGCTGAATAACAGAGCCAAGCTGTAAGTAGTTCGAAAGTTTTGCGTTCTGCTCTAGCGTATTTTTAGAAAGCACGTTCATTAAAGTGTATCTACTCTTCAATGTTATTTTGTGATCACGGAAATCTGTAATTTTTAGTTTTGCCTCGTCAGCATTCATGATAGATTTCAATGTATGTGGAAAAGAAGTGCCAAGTTGAGAAGTTGACGCTATTTTCATGAATTCAATAATTGCGGTTAAAGTATCCATCCATTCCTCAAGGTTGGGGAAGTCCTGTCGACAGTCAAAAACTGTTAATAAGGAGTCCTCTAAACTCTTAACAGCATAGTCAATATCTCGCGGTATGTTTTTTATGGCGTTGTATAAACCTTTCGCTTTGGAATCAATCAGTTTTGGAGTCAACAATTTCCAATCTCCTAATTCCAAACTCCATTTATAAACATCACTGGATCCTGAGTTTCTGCTTTCTAATAAACTTGTTAGTCCGTAGAAACCGCTCTCTTCTGTAGCCTTAATTAATGAccctctttcttctttagaTGAACCGGTATAGTTTGCATCAAAGTCAGCGTTATTGAAGAGAAAACGCTTCCATGTATTTGATTCAATTCTATTAATGGAGTTTAAAACTCCATTGATTGAATGTGGAACAGGCAAACCTGCTATaaaatcattatcatttatGGATTCGTAAATTCTTTGAAGCGTGTTTATATTCATCTCTTCGGTCTTTGGCATGTTCATTTCctcaaataataaataaccgaattcaaattcttctaTTTGAAGAGAGATTTGacaaatattttctaaatCCAAGCAGGAATAAGCACGCAGAcagtttctttctttatatcTTGAACCCATTCTTATCATTTTTACTACACTAAAGAGCAACCTCaactttattttgaaatctttagCATTTAGCAGTATTGATAATTGGGAAAATATCTGGTTAATCCACTTTAAACAGCTCTTTGGATCAAATGTCAtcgaaaggaaaaataaatcttGAAGCACTGATTCACAAAAAGTGCTTGATTCTTTGCACAAAGGATACAAACACACTATGTGGGGTATATTAAATGAGATGTGATGAACTAAACCACAAGCAAACTTGGCTATCCAACTGCCATATGGTTCGTTTGGTGAGGCATAGCAATTGCGTAGAAATGTATCCATTTGAGCTTTACTAGTTAATGGGTGCATAGCGTTCAACACGTCCTTATCCAATGGAGCAATTTTGTCCTTGTTTTCATCTAAAATTTCCCCAGTAACGCCAAACTCGCTTCCTGTATTATCAATTGAATAACCCACCAAGTACGTCATAATGCACTCcgaaagaaagaatgttcTGGTAGAACTATATAATTCGGCTTGTTTATTAAACGCTGAAAGACGTCCGTATATTGTGTACGGTAAACCAGGATGACCAAATACGAcctcaaaatttttcagatgaCTATCACTGCTGAGAGCTGATGAAGTATTTACTTTTACTTCTTCCTGTGAAAATTTATTCGAGAGATTTGCGAACCACAATTTGAAGTTTAGACTGAGATATTCCTTCGGAACGTGATGTTTTAGAATGTTACACGCAAATGTACTAGAAACGAAATAATCTATCTTTGACGTTACTGGTTTCCTAGCGTGTGagaaaagtaaagaaagtAATATAACGTCGTTTGTAGCACAATCACTCGCTTCCAATACCTCAGTGTTTTCATATATGTCATCTTGAATCATATTTCCGAGTATCGCATCAAGGCAGTGTTTCCaagtcttttttttcatgagGTTCCAGTGCTCTATAAGCCttatagtttttttaaaggaCGGATTGAGTTCTTTATTGTTCTCTCTCAAATATATGAAAACTTTGCAAAAGAAGATGGACAACGACCGTTCTACCATAAGCATATTTTTGTCAACGAGGTTGAAAATTGAGTTGAAAATTGTGATAATTTCATCATGGATTTGTATATCAAccaaaaactttgaaagtCGAACTATGATAAAGTTCGAGATTGATGAGTTTAAAAGTATATTTTCATATATCACAAAGAGATACTTCAATTCCCTGACACTTCGTAATTTTCCTGTATGAGTCGACGCTTCTTCAAGGTCGGTGACAACTGAAAGAAACAACAGTTTGAATTCTTGAGCggaattttcttcattagaAAAGTGTTTTTGGATTAAGTTTGTTCCGGCAATTAAAGGTATATGAAGTGGGTATTGGTACCTCATAGACGCAGTAGAATTCTCAAACAAATATTTGGCAAGGTAGGAATCTGGATatagtttttcaatgattGACCGAACCTCTGTTAGCGAGCCTAGGTCTGTAAACCTTATGATCCATTTTAGCATTAACAAACGGTATTTTTGGTAATTTTTTGCCGTTGTTTTACCTGATATTTGAGGTATTATATCGAATACTAGTTCATTTATACCGCCACCGATAAAGGCAAGTGGTATGCATAGATAATAGCTATTTTCAACCAGGTAGGCATCGTCATGTTCGGAAATTTCATGTAATAATTTCAGgacttttctttcattaaaACCGtgagaaaaatatattgCAGAAATCTCAACAAGATATTTTGCCAAAAATTGATGCatatcatcaaattcaaacagAGATATATCCCATTCTGTTTCAAGTTTGGCATTAGGaactttgattttgttaaaCCAGTACATGATTAGATCAAACTTGCAGAACTCAAAGAGCTGCATAAGATCTTGATGGTTTAAATCACTTGCTATTTGTTTCAATGCTTGTTTGATAAACGTGCGCGTGTGGTTAAAGTTTGAATATGTCATCATgtcttccaaagaaaataccaaGCTTGGGTAAGAAACTAATGATAATTTAGACATTGTAAGTGAGTAAAAGG encodes the following:
- the ROX3 gene encoding Rox3p yields the protein MASSVDESTIPSYYYYVDPETTYTYQQPNPLQDLISVYGLDDISRQVARTNVDGTKAVKLRKSYKNQIADLSGKFSTIPTRENGKGGQIAHILFQNNPDMMIQPSQQGPGQNMSEQQWSEQLRNRDIALFQPPNFDWDLCSSVLSQFERSYPSEFANQAQGGAQAPFDIDDLAFDLDGTGKSQSGSTANANNKKRKNKSSGSSMATPTHSDSHDDMKRRRLE
- the RPL32 gene encoding 60S ribosomal eL32 domain-containing protein; translation: MRDSHIQSFFRLTFLESVILTKCFRLQIFFARFFYFFNQMASLPHPKIVKKHTKKFKRHHSDRYHRVSENWRKQKGIDSVVRRRFRGNISEPKIGYGSNKKTKFLSPSGHKIFLVANVKDLETLTMHTKSYAAEIAHNISAKNRVVILARAKALGVKVTNPKGRLALEA
- the SCS22 gene encoding phospholipid metabolism-regulating protein SCS22 — translated: MNDTKLLSNWAKLEEQYKDVMVFQKVKVSYSAMPSQKASDRQGSTSTSSAREQGLNPTTLLVMTLVALLLNWLYY
- the MAP2 gene encoding methionine aminopeptidase, which codes for MSDGKVENATVSELKELHLENEAIEPQGETIVDESGPTENKKKKNKKKKKKKSNVKKIELLFPDGKYPEGEWMDYHQDFNLERTTDEESRYLKRDLERAEHWNDVRKGAEIHRRVRRVIKDKIVPGMKLMDIADMIENSTRKFTGAEDLLAMDNPKSQGIGFPTGLSLNHCAAHFTPNAGDKTVLKYEDVMKVDYGVQINGNIIDSAFTVAFDPQYDNLLAAVKDATYTGIKEAGIDVRLTDIGEAIQEVMESYEVEINGETFQVKPCRNLCGHNIGPYSIHGGKSVPIVKNGDTTKMEEGEHFAIETFGSTGRGYVTSGGEVSHYARSRDEQQVMPTLDSAKNLLKVIDRNFGTLPFCRRYLDRLGQEKYLFALNNLVRHGLVQDYPPLNDIPGSYTAQFEHTILLHANKKEVVSKGDDY
- the MRP21 gene encoding mitochondrial 37S ribosomal protein bS21m — protein: MLRSSCRLSRSSLRRNFTTAGFLRQQNSDIDRIILNPIKLAQGNKNNDGQASKLNSNSADILSMEIPIDMMQSAGRINRRELLSEAEIARGSVENAQMRFNSGKSIIVNKNNPAESFKRLNRVMFENNIPGDKKSQRFYMKPGKVAELKKSQRHRKEFMMGFKRLIDIVKDAKRKGY
- the AVT5 gene encoding amino acid transporter, translated to MPSDPRSGVLTLLHTACGAGVLAMPFAFKPFGLMPALITLTFCGVCSMCGLLLQTRIVKYVPKSENASFAKLTQLINPSLSIVFDFAIAVKCFGVGVSYLIIVGDLMPQIMSSILYRNDDNTGDSQEHHWFLDRRLYISLVITFVIAPLCFKKSLNSLRHASMIAIVSVAYLCGLIIYHFLNRSQLERGQVYFMTPHQDAQSHSSLTTLPIFVFAYTCHHNMFSVINEQADKSFKILRKIPIVAISLAYILYIVIGGTGYMTFGDNIVGNIITLYPNSIYTTIGRLAMLLLVTLAFPLQCHPCRSSIKNMIVFIENLRKGTTHDTTTGFIPLDNLSSEDPQEIAQQDNEQSNLPGESIRQTNVITLCILIFSYLLAISITSLAKVLAIVGATGSTSISFILPGLFGYKLIGSEFTNRNDRVPTSVKIFKYLGLFLFIWGIAVMVTSLFATAFLGSSSH